Part of the Mya arenaria isolate MELC-2E11 chromosome 8, ASM2691426v1 genome, cacacccagactcaagacgttaatatatatagacttaggtaatggagtagtgaagttctgagtgtagagtctcacacccagactcaagacgttagtatatatagacttaggtaatggagtagtgaagtttgtgtgtagagtctcacacccagactcaagacgttagtatatatagacctAGGTAATCGAGTAGTGAGGTTccgtgtgtagagtctcacacccagactcaagacgttaatatatatagacttaggtaatggagtagtgaagttctgtgtgtagagtctcacacccagactcaagacgttaatatatatacttaggtaatagagtagtgaagttctgagtgtagagtctcacacccagactcaagacgttagtatatatatacttaggtaatagagtagtgaagtttgtgtgtagagtctcacacccacacacaagacgttagtatatatagacttaggtaataagTAGTGAagtctgtgtgtagagtctcacacccaacacaagacgttagtatataacgacaacctatactctatgtccttatatgcagcactccattgtgaataaacactaagtgtgaccttgacctttgaggcagggacatgggtcttgcacgcgacacgtcgtcttggtatgtggaacacatgtggcaagttattttaaaatctgtccgtacaagggaaagttacagccctgacacgacaacctataccctatgtccttatatgcagcactccattgtgaataaacactaagtgtgaccttaacctttgaggtagggacacaggtcttgcacgcgacacgtcatcttggtatgtgaaacacatgtggcaagttattttaaaatctgtccatacaagggaaagtaacagcccggacgcgacaacctatactctatgtccttatatgcagcactccattgtgaataaacactatgtgtgaccttgacctttgaggcagggacacgggtcttgcacgcgacatgtcgtcttggtatgtggaacacatgtggcaagttattttaaaatctgtccatacaagggaaagttacagccaggacacgacaacctatactctatgtccttatatgcagcactccattgtgaataaacactatgtgtgaccttgacctttgaggcagggacacgggtcttgcacgcgacacgtcgtcttggtatgtggaacacatgtggcaagttattttaaaatctgtccatacaagggaaagttacagcccggacacgacaacctatactctatgaccttatatgcagcactccattatgaataaacactaagtgtgaccttgacctttgaggtagggacacaggtcttgcacgcgacacgttgtcttggtatgtggaacacatgtggcaagttattttaaaatctgtccatacaagggaaagttacagagctggacagacggacggacggtgcgattttaatatgcccaccttcggtgGCATAAAAAATCAACCTTATGAATAATGTATCAAGAATATCGATGTCCCAACAGGGTAGGTCACTGCGTAGGATCAATATACTAATAGTAGCTAACCCAATATGGCAGTGAAAAGTTGACAGAAGCCGATCAGCTTCAGTTTATCATGGAaaacttaagttataaataaaaggtATTAACCACTATATCATTTATGTGTCccttttatgttttcttttaacaattcagtgttgttgtaatataatagtctaatattatattttacactggtataaataaatcgacttgtggcgttatagggaacacaataaatatccaaatgttaaaaaacgttcccttaacgcgcattattgtggctagatTATTTGATGATCTAGATCATTAcaaaggcttgccttggtcacacttgcgaagtttcatcttgttttggtgagtatttttctaaaaaaatgccattcaatgtttatacacTTCAAGATCAATATGTAGCACACAGGGAATGATGTCAGAGGGTGCACGCTCATCTTaaggttttgcagttatgttgacctacattcaagacatttataaatagaaatcacgctttacatatgaatttcatgttttgaaaacaataaataactttgcagctaagtgtttatttaacatagcatacttattaattataattgtatgaccatgtattttcgcttttcaagtgttcggtatttgtgacctccatagcataaatttaagggtgatttactgtctataaaatgaacgattttcgacataaaattgatgagatcgtgaatctgtactttgacagatgttgtcacattaaccaaagaggtttcatacacaattttaacttactacaacaaaaactctccaagataattgtgaaaaacctcaaaaagtgttcggaaatgtaccgtcaaccagtaagcATGTGTTAgacaacaaaaagaaataacgccaataataattttaagcacatatatataaaactcCCATATAACTATTCAGAACGTTTGGACTTTGACCACTTCATACAAATGGAAGTGGGTGGGGAAAGGTAAACAAACCACGGCAAAACCAAATAACGtccattttaaagtttacaCGGTCATCCCCGCAAGTAATTGCATTTTCGAAAATAAAGTTTAAGACTGATGTTTATTCTTTATAGTATGGGCAATGTTTATAAGGGTTTGTTCGAATAAAGTCAATCGAAAAACTACCTGACTGACAGAACTCTAGTGATGGGCGCAGCCATTTTCAAAAGCGCCGTTAACCGGAAGCCGGTTAGTTTCCTGTAATGGCGGGCGCAGAAGAACTTTTCTACGAGGTGAGAAAATCGAACTAACTATCAAGCCACTGCTATCAACACAGATACCACCTGTACCTTTTTTACGACAGTAAGAATGCAATGAAGTTCTGTTTTTACTGTTGTGCATCTGTGTCACCTTACTCTTAGTGTGAAAATGTCACTGTTTACATACAAGTTTTGACACTCACTGAGTGGAGTGTATGAGACTGTAGAGTGTAACGAGTCTCTTACATCTGTGCATTGTAACACTAAATTATCGAATCTGAGTCATTTTTGCCTGGTTAGAATTTAGGTCTGGTCAAATTCCTTATTCAGTCTAGTCCCAAATTCGGACTCAGGATAATCTTGATTTTAGATAAATCAATAAGAAATTTGGTTAACTTCTTAGGCTTTCTTACGGAACTGGGGCCTGGTCATTTCGACCTACAATTCCTTTGTTACTGGTCCGTGGAATTATATAGATTATAATATTCATTCTTAAACAAGATCAAATAAATGACTATTTAAACCAAAACCTTGGCTTTagttgataaatataaatttgcggacattttagaataaaatggcATTCAAAAATCACTGCCCATTATTAGAAATTCACTTATACAAATAAGTTCACTTATACAAATaagaatgttgtttaaaaaacacacagaaaattGCTCCGACGAAACACTGACATGGCCAAATCTACTCTTATCTAACATCATGAAATTTATGagagtaaacataacaaaaacactTGGACATGCCACTAATATTATTCCACGTTGTCGTCATTTTGCGAAAATATATTGCTGGATATAACCTCAACAATAGATTGcagaaaaacatgtatatttaatatagaTTCCTttcatatcatttatgtataccaTTAACTTGATGGATGGGTAAACAGAATGATTGTAGTGCAAATGGTGGTTTAGTTAGATctgtttttatttgatgttgTGGTTCATCTTTATTACCAAAATTAAAAGCAGGGAGTTATTGGTTACGGGTAAAAATTAGCTCCAAAACATCAGAGCCTGCAAGATTACCAGTGTCTTGTCAAAGTTGGAGTCCCCCAAATTTGTGATCCTTGGGGTCCTGTTCATGTTGAACACTTACTCTTCAATTTCTTTGCTGTTAATTTTCtttgtatgtatacatgttttatgtacacattgaatattattttactttcaaGTTTCAACTGACATGCAGTTGTTTATTTCTAGGAATAACATTGCAGGTATTTGGTGAATACCTGcaacttttatttgtttatacatgtaaataaccACATAAATAATTCTTAGGCTATTCAATCTAACGACATGTACTCATGAACAGCAGgcttttatatgcatttttaggCATCCTTTGGAAAGAAATCCTGCTTATTTTCAATGAACGTTCAGTTTGGATGCATTCAAAATGTAGAAATATAATTGATGTCACATGTCGAAATCCCTTAATTTTTTTCTGATGTACAAACCATTCTTCCCCATATATTTGCTTTTAGGTCTTTTGTTTGTACTATGTACACGTTAAATGCTATTTTACTTTCAACTGGCATGCAGTTGTTTATCTTGAGCCATTACATTTAAGGTAGGTGATGAataagtttacttttatttgtttataaattaaccACATATATCATTCTGTTgcatacacatgtgtatatgTAAAGACCATACACAAATGattattttgtgtatgttaAGACTATATACCCTTGAATAGCAGGCCTTCTGCAATTTTAGATGTGCATTTGGAAAAAGAATCCAGCTTAAATTCCAAGAATGTTCAGCTGGATGCCTAGAAAATgtagaaatataatttaacgTAACTGTCATATGTCAAAATCCctgcatttttttctgacacACAAGTCTGGCATCAATGACACAATTTCCAACAAAGgacacttaaaataattgacCGTACACTCACTTGAATGTTGCATATCATGTGAATTCAATATGCAACATTCAAGTAACATTCTGGCAATTTtggaaaaaagttatttcatttcCAACTAGATGACTGATTTATCAACATTAATACACAGTGGTTCTATTTTACGATACttgatattgttataattaGTGATGTGTGCTGgattttatacaataaacaagacttaataatcattaaaattattggATCAGTGTGCCGAAAGGAATAAATATGCCTCATGTGAGAagaattcataatttaaaaagcTTTGCACataaaaatggaattttaaAGCCAGTTTTCtgtgaacatttatttttctttttggcaGTAGATTTTGTTCATTGTTGTGATATTGGTAGAGCCAGAGGTGGGtctcaaaaatgatatttttatcttattgccttttgagttttaatactttaaatgataaatttatatctgaaataaacaagtatTATAAATTACTCGTTCAACTTTCACTCAGGATGTTCTCTGGAAATTTTGTTGCATTGTATTGTAGCAGTGTTGAGAGTTAGCCCTGCTGAACTATATAATTTTGGGGAATTTCAACAGACCGTCAGTAATGAGTGTAGACTTATCGCATGACGAAACTGACAAACTTGAAATGCCAGGCttaaacactgaaacaaaaaccTGAGATATGTGGGCTAGAAGTAATGAGTATGATTCACAGTCCACAACAGGCACATCTATGTATGCAAAGGCAGCATGATGATATCAAACGTGTCtttcaaacagttttgaaaatcaACTTTGAATGTTCTACCGTAGTTTAGATATATGGAGAGAAATGTTGTCAATGCTTATTTGAAATGCTAATGCACTTTGTATAACAGGAATGGCTTGCTTGGTTTATTGCAAACAGTAGGATGTAAGGGAGtacattgttatatttcatatgtatttgtGATAAATGCCAGCTAAGGACAAAATTTCTCTTTTTATTGTCTGATTCACAGAAAATCTTTCATACAACAATTGACACAATGAACTTTccacaattattcaataaaacatacacaaaaacaacagtaGGCCAAAGTTGACCAGGCCCTTATGGTGAAGTTGGCCAACTTGATTCAACACTAaatccttaatttataattattcaagGCATTCGTTTTTTATTTGACCTGAACATGTCACCTTGGcattgttcattattttctgtttgttctGCACAGTCTACAGATGGTATAGTGTTTTGTGTTCACCAAATGGTCAAGGCTGTTAGAAGTGCTTTTTTGCTGATATAACTCATTTAAGGGGTTTCAGACTTGATTCCATGCCTCTTCACTTAAAATTGCTATTCGTGAAGAACCAGAGATACCAGTGTATTTTTACCAACTTTTGGGCTGAAAAATCAACCGCACACccaatgttaaacatatattttttcgaAGCAGAATGACCTCACAATTCACTAGAAGTGAAAAAAACACCGAAGGCCCAAACctgggttacattctgtctgtgcactatgcccCACAAGTTCACTTCCTAACATGACTAGGGCTGAGACCCATGGATAGTACAATTGCAAAGTAAAATGTGCATACATGAAAAAAAAGTCCAAATTTTGCACGCAATGATTTCACTGTTTCAACCAAAACACCTTTTTGCCTGCTAAACTACCCAGTCACATTCAGACTTCTGTTTTGAATATCACTGACCCACAGACCCACTAAACCAGTCTTGTCACCGTTGATCAACAATAAAGTATTATCTTTTTCAGGTAGAGAGGTTCTTAGATCTGAGGACTAATGCTGACACCGGAAGTGTGGAGTACCTAGTGAGATGGCGAGGCTTCAGTGAGGAGTGGGATACCTGGGAGCCGGCAAGGAACCTGGGCAACTGCACACGGAAGATAAAGGCCTTGGAGAAGGACAGGAGACAGAAGGCAATGGCCACACAGAAGTTGGCAAAGAAGCTGGTCAAGCAAAGTAAGGGTCAGGCGCAGAAAGATAAATCTTCCTCTGGGTTAATGAAAACGACAAAGTCTAAAGGTTCAAAAAGTGATaagaaagttaaaaaattaaGTGTTAAAGATGGTAGTTTGACGAAGAAGAAAGTTACTAAGAATAAACCACCAGTTGGTGATTCAATGAGTTTGGATGATGTGTTCATAGCAGTGATAGGTTCAACAAGCACCAAACTTAAGACTCCGGACAAATCACAGCCCAGTAATGTGTGTAAAAACCGTAAAAGGTCTTCTAATACTTCACCCGTCAGAAGTGCAGCTAAGAAAACTAAAGTTGACTATGTTTTGAATGAAGAAGTAAGTCAGAATTCTAATAAGAATAAAACTGGCAAAAGTGCAAAGATGGTGTCATTTCATTCACCAATAATCACTGATCTGACACAAAAGTCAAATGCCACTAATGAGAAGTCTCCTGTTGTTAAacagaaattgaaaataacaaaaccaATAAACATGCAAAAAGGCAAAAAGGTTACAGACAAACATGCAGAAAATGCTGAACAGCCAAAAAAGATTAGCACATCAACAGAAAGCAAATGGTCCCCTAACCAACCAAAGAAATGGACTCAAGTAGATGTTGAGGTGTCGTTTTcaagtgatgatgatgatgtaaacCTTGCTGAACTTGCTAAACAAAACCATTCAGGAAGTGTTCATAagcaaaattataaacaaaaacataacaaaacggGTTTATCATCTAAAACAGGCAGCAAAGAGAAACTTGAGCTCAATAGTTCATCCATAGTTAGCAAACATATTTCAGGGAGGAAGAATAAGCGCAAACCCAAGCGATTATTTTCAAGAACAAAAGGATGTCGTGGGAACAGGCATGGACGCAAAAGCAGGAAATCTAAGAACGACTCTGAAAGTGAAGTCTTAAACTCTCTCCCAGGTCAATCAGAATCTGGAATCTCTGGAGGTTTAGATACTGAGTCTGTTGTGAATGCATGGTCTAAGTCTAAGAGCAGTGTGGACAAAAAGAAAACTGGCAAAGGTGAAAAGGTGCAATTAAAAAAGTCAATGTCAGTGGCAGTAGTTCAAAAGAAGAAAGCTGTTTCAAAGGAAAAGACAATCAGGCTGCTGGACAGTCTTCAAAATCAAGCATCACCCGAGAAGTCaggtaaaacatttttgtcatttttgtaaaatatacaattaatataGTATAATGTTTATCGAACTGTAGTACTAGTATTATAGGTAGTATATtgttctctttttttctttaccttAACTGAAACAACTCTATttcaaatgcatgttttttgtttatgattttaacagTGCTTGTACATATTTAGTAAACAAGTCACTGTACCTCTAATGAAAAGTCCCCTAATACCGttattttttcaagttgatTGCCATATTGCCCGTATTTATATTATTGCATGCCTGTTGTAACATTATGTTGCCGTGacaaaataagttgtaaatgtGTGGTAAAATGGTCGACCCAAGCTTAATACTGctacatgtacatcttttatTCATTCATGATTGTATCCTTAAGTTAATGCAAGTACAGCAATACATTTTCATCATTACTTGCATTCACCCCGCTGAATAACTGTTACTATGAGACAAGTTACGTGTATTCTAATTAggattgcaaaatatatatggtaCCTAGTTTATATTAATAAGTTACCGTTTTCAGAGAAGTTCTTTGTTAGGCCTAAATCTCCAACCTTGGTATATACAACAGTGAAGAACGGGAAGGAGTCCAGCCTTCCTCCCACAGTCTCTAAGCCCCTCCTGGCCCAGCCCCAGTGGTTGTTGCCGGGGGATAATGGTGCCATGCCAACCACTGATCTCCAGGCCAGCTTGCCAATTAGCCCAGCATCAATGTCATATAAGGTACATGTTACTTGAGTacttgaattaataaaaaaaagaagataatacTTTCGTCTTTCTAAGGGCTATTCCAGAAATACATATTAACCAGGGGGGGGGAGAGGCAATTATTTGAATAGTATATGAGGTGGGCGTCTTTTTTGCTAATTTGGATCCtgaaagggtaaatttgctccTGAAGGGGGATGGTACATTTTAAAAGccgccgcccccccccccccccccccccctgccggggattatatattaaaatggtCATAGCCCTAAGTGGGAATAATGAGTGGGAAACACCCTGCTGACTTCCTTGCATTCTCCCATTCACCAGGTGTTGTTGGAGAACCTGCCCCACCAGCTTCACCCGCGACGGGGTAAGCCCAGCGAGGAAGATGCTGAGGATGTGGAACGGCGGGTGAGCGTGCGGGCCAGCGAGTGTGTCTTCAAGTACAAGGAGATTCTCATCAAGAAGTGTGCCAAGTACTCCCAGATCTGGCTACACACTCAcactaaaatgaaaaatgctCTCAGTCCTCTGGTAACACTCGCATTTAATAGTAAATGCTCTCATAGTAACAAAATATTACTGAcgcttacatttattttatgttagtGTATTCAACACTTACACAAGTGAAAAGTTTATGGTACATAAATAACACTGAACAATGATTTTCGGTAAGAGCTGAACATGACTGGACGTCTGAtgaattttactattttttactCTAGCGTCTTGGCCACTGTGTTTTCAATGGATTTCCCTGTAGTAAATTATTGACTAGTTGAGAGATTCAATCTGAAGAAAACTTTTTTGCAGACtggttttc contains:
- the LOC128242356 gene encoding chromodomain Y-like protein 2 isoform X1, giving the protein MAGAEELFYEVERFLDLRTNADTGSVEYLVRWRGFSEEWDTWEPARNLGNCTRKIKALEKDRRQKAMATQKLAKKLVKQSKGQAQKDKSSSGLMKTTKSKGSKSDKKVKKLSVKDGSLTKKKVTKNKPPVGDSMSLDDVFIAVIGSTSTKLKTPDKSQPSNVCKNRKRSSNTSPVRSAAKKTKVDYVLNEEVSQNSNKNKTGKSAKMVSFHSPIITDLTQKSNATNEKSPVVKQKLKITKPINMQKGKKVTDKHAENAEQPKKISTSTESKWSPNQPKKWTQVDVEVSFSSDDDDVNLAELAKQNHSGSVHKQNYKQKHNKTGLSSKTGSKEKLELNSSSIVSKHISGRKNKRKPKRLFSRTKGCRGNRHGRKSRKSKNDSESEVLNSLPGQSESGISGGLDTESVVNAWSKSKSSVDKKKTGKGEKVQLKKSMSVAVVQKKKAVSKEKTIRLLDSLQNQASPEKSEKFFVRPKSPTLVYTTVKNGKESSLPPTVSKPLLAQPQWLLPGDNGAMPTTDLQASLPISPASMSYKVLLENLPHQLHPRRGKPSEEDAEDVERRVSVRASECVFKYKEILIKKCAKYSQIWLHTHTKMKNALSPLVMQEITSALSAAKYDDSTVVMLSGLGNVFCSGVDLHYLTTGDRKLAAKKMADALRDLVRRVITFPKLLVAVVTGPAIGLGAAILPLCDIVYASDKASFYMPYALLSQTPEGCASYTLPDTVGTAMANELLIGGRKITAIEACQLGLVSQVYWPTSMMQEVIPRVQQMAQLSGKVLETTKLLMRSRQRAKIDLTNEQECNILTERWASTECQKAIENFISNEKNYVL
- the LOC128242356 gene encoding chromodomain Y-like protein 2 isoform X2, with amino-acid sequence MAGAEELFYEVERFLDLRTNADTGSVEYLVRWRGFSEEWDTWEPARNLGNCTRKIKALEKDRRQKAMATQKLAKKLVKQSKGQAQKDKSSSGLMKTTKSKGSKSDKKVKKLSVKDGSLTKKKVTKNKPPVGDSMSLDDVFIAVIGSTSTKLKTPDKSQPSNVCKNRKRSSNTSPVRSAAKKTKVDYVLNEEVSQNSNKNKTGKSAKMVSFHSPIITDLTQKSNATNEKSPVVKQKLKITKPINMQKGKKVTDKHAENAEQPKKISTSTESKWSPNQPKKWTQVDVEVSFSSDDDDVNLAELAKQNHSGSVHKQNYKQKHNKTGLSSKTGSKEKLELNSSSIVSKHISGRKNKRKPKRLFSRTKGCRGNRHGRKSRKSKNDSESEVLNSLPGQSESGISGGLDTESVVNAWSKSKSSVDKKKTGKGEKVQLKKSMSVAVVQKKKAVSKEKTIRLLDSLQNQASPEKSVKNGKESSLPPTVSKPLLAQPQWLLPGDNGAMPTTDLQASLPISPASMSYKVLLENLPHQLHPRRGKPSEEDAEDVERRVSVRASECVFKYKEILIKKCAKYSQIWLHTHTKMKNALSPLVMQEITSALSAAKYDDSTVVMLSGLGNVFCSGVDLHYLTTGDRKLAAKKMADALRDLVRRVITFPKLLVAVVTGPAIGLGAAILPLCDIVYASDKASFYMPYALLSQTPEGCASYTLPDTVGTAMANELLIGGRKITAIEACQLGLVSQVYWPTSMMQEVIPRVQQMAQLSGKVLETTKLLMRSRQRAKIDLTNEQECNILTERWASTECQKAIENFISNEKNYVL
- the LOC128242356 gene encoding testis-specific chromodomain protein Y 2-like isoform X3; the encoded protein is MATQKLAKKLVKQSKGQAQKDKSSSGLMKTTKSKGSKSDKKVKKLSVKDGSLTKKKVTKNKPPVGDSMSLDDVFIAVIGSTSTKLKTPDKSQPSNVCKNRKRSSNTSPVRSAAKKTKVDYVLNEEVSQNSNKNKTGKSAKMVSFHSPIITDLTQKSNATNEKSPVVKQKLKITKPINMQKGKKVTDKHAENAEQPKKISTSTESKWSPNQPKKWTQVDVEVSFSSDDDDVNLAELAKQNHSGSVHKQNYKQKHNKTGLSSKTGSKEKLELNSSSIVSKHISGRKNKRKPKRLFSRTKGCRGNRHGRKSRKSKNDSESEVLNSLPGQSESGISGGLDTESVVNAWSKSKSSVDKKKTGKGEKVQLKKSMSVAVVQKKKAVSKEKTIRLLDSLQNQASPEKSEKFFVRPKSPTLVYTTVKNGKESSLPPTVSKPLLAQPQWLLPGDNGAMPTTDLQASLPISPASMSYKVLLENLPHQLHPRRGKPSEEDAEDVERRVSVRASECVFKYKEILIKKCAKYSQIWLHTHTKMKNALSPLVMQEITSALSAAKYDDSTVVMLSGLGNVFCSGVDLHYLTTGDRKLAAKKMADALRDLVRRVITFPKLLVAVVTGPAIGLGAAILPLCDIVYASDKASFYMPYALLSQTPEGCASYTLPDTVGTAMANELLIGGRKITAIEACQLGLVSQVYWPTSMMQEVIPRVQQMAQLSGKVLETTKLLMRSRQRAKIDLTNEQECNILTERWASTECQKAIENFISNEKNYVL